The following are encoded in a window of Amblyraja radiata isolate CabotCenter1 chromosome 7, sAmbRad1.1.pri, whole genome shotgun sequence genomic DNA:
- the tbccd1 gene encoding TBCC domain-containing protein 1, with amino-acid sequence MEQPHVRLWVKYETFVIGVLQIPPPSKFSMHYLRKMATYVRTKGDGGYPCLSWPMWRHIACGKLQLAENLAWLYFETFDILLERTAEERLQWAEEVSHCKSEEEIDKLKNKLSVDTLQFLLFLYVQQLNKVSLRTSLIGEEWPSPRSRSPDLDVKSNSQSKNMDDHNHLAFILSHLSELLELLLDPGQLTISAHTTHDSMISAEAVRALNFLFEGSIGRNEAIHPVHELAFWQPILATTGYSKLSKMFHFHKLEAWLRSVLGPNPFGTAVCFQKGKKLAWAQQVEGTTKRAKIACNTYTAPKGHKVVIMTQVYKQTLAKSSEQLVGAHVKIHRCNDCFIYLLSPLRSVSIEKCRNTTFVFGPVQTTVHIHGCDDVKVIVICRRLSVSSSSSCTFYCLATTRPLIMSGNSSLTFAPYHTYYPLLEDHMARTGIATIPNYWNKPMCVGVDNNEMPVYQLLPPKDFYVFVTPFEMQGDSVEIPGGLPLPYEKAIKHREQKIQNWQKIVKEAGLSKEQRRLFQNLVEQEFCEWLDQTGHRQQLDSLIPAPSPKQMAS; translated from the exons ATGGAGCAACCACATGTCCGCCTTTGGGTAAAATATGAAACCTTTGTGATTGGAGTCTTGCAAATCCCACCTCCCTCAAAATTCAGCATGCACTACCTTCGAAAGATGGCGACTTACGTTCGAACAAAGGGAGATGGTGGCTATCCCTGCCTTTCCTGGCCTATGTGGAGACATATTGCCTGTGGAAAGTTGCAGCTAGCTGAAAATCTGGCGTGGCTGTATTTTGAAACATTTGACATTCTTCTTGAGAGAACTGCAGAGGAGAGGTTGCAATGGGCTGAAGAGGTATCTCACTGCAAATCTGAAGAAGAAATCGACAAACTGAAAAACAAG TTATCAGTGGACACACTGCAGTTCCTGCTGTTTCTTTATGTTCAGCAGCTAAACAAAGTTTCTCTTCGTACATCATTGATTGGAGAGGAATGGCCAAGTCCCAGGTCACGATCGCCTGATCTGGATGTAAAATCGAATTCTCAGAGCAAG AATATGGATGACCATAACCATCTGGCATTTATTCTGAGCCACTTGTCAGAGTTGTTGGAGCTTCTGCTTGACCCTGGGCAACTCACCATTTCAGCCCACACAACCCATGACAGCATGATATCTGCAGAAGCCGTTAGAGCCCTGAACTTTCTCTTTGAAGGAAGTATCGGACGGAATGAAGCAATTCATCCTGTGCATGAACTGGCTTTTTGGCAACCAATTCTGGCCACAACTGGCTATTCCAAGCTTTCCAAGATGTTCCATTTCCATAAACTGGAAGCCTGGTTGAGAAGTGTGCTCGGACCCAATCCATTCGGCACTGCAGTCTGTTTCCAAAAGGGAAAGAAGCTAGCGTGGGCACAGCAAG TTGAAGGTACGACCAAGCGGGCCAAGATTGCATGCAATACGTACACAGCACCTAAAGGCCACAAGGTGGTGATAATGACACAAGTATACAAGCAAACCCTGGCCAAGAGCTCAGAGCAGCTAGTTGGAGCCCATGTTAAAATACATCGCTGCAATGACTGCTTCATATATCTCTTATCTCCTTTAAG GTCTGTCAGTATTGAGAAGTGCAGAAACACGACTTTTGTTTTTGGCCCTGTCCAAACTACTGTCCACATCCATGGCTGTGACGATGTCAAAGTGATAGTCATCTGCCGCAGGCTTTCAGTCTCGTCGTCATCTTCGTGTACTTTCTACTGTCTCGCAACTACGCGCCCTCTTATAATGTCTGGGAACTCGAGCTTAACATTTGCCCCATACCATACCTATTATCCATTGTTGGAGGACCACATGGCTAGAACAGGCATTGCTACAATTCCCAATTACTGGAATAAGCCAATGTGTGTTGGTGTGGACAACAATGAAATGCCTGTTTATCAGCTGCTGCCTCCGAAGGACTTTTATGTGTTTGTAACTCCATTTGAAATGCAGGGGGACTCGGTGGAGATCCCTGGAGGACTACCACTGCCATATGAAAAGGCTATTAAACATCGGGAGCAGAAAATCCAGAATTGGCAGAAGATTGTTAAGGAAGCAGGACTCAGCAA GGAGCAGCGCAGGTTATTTCAGAACCTGGTGGAGCAGGAATTTTGTGAATGGTTAGATCAGACAGGACATCGTCAGCAGCTGGACAGTCTTATTCCAGCGCCTTCCCCAAAACAGATGGCGTCTTGA